The Candidatus Bipolaricaulota bacterium genome includes the window GAACCTATCCGCTTCCCCGCGCTCGGACGAAGGCCCGCACCGCGAGCCTCCCCCGCGCGGTGGTCCTGATCATTGCGGGTGCTGTACTCCTATCCGGCCTCTGCCTCCTCTACCTGTGGCAGGGGACGGCGATCCTCTCCCTCACGGCGGAGCGGGAGAGCGCGAAGCAGACCCTGGAATCGATTCGAGAGGTGAACCGCTACCTCGAGTTTCAGGTCGACCGCGCGTTCTCCCTGGAGCGGATCGAACGGATCGCCCGCACGCAGCTCGGGATGGACGATCCCAAGATCGTGCGCTACGTGGAGGTTCCGGGGAAATGAGCAGGGAGCAAAAACGGGGGTTGGTCCTGCTCGCGTTCCTCGGGCTGGGGACGCTCGCCATCATCGGGCGGTTGGTCCTGGTGCAAGGGGTCGAACACGACCGCTGGCTCGCCGCGGCGCGGGCGACGCACGAGCGGACGATCGCGCTCGATCCACGCCGAGGGACGATCTACGACCGCAACGGCGTCCCGCTCGCGTTCGACGTCAAGGCATCAGCGATCGCGATCGACTCGTTCAACATGACCAAGCCGGACACCCTGATCGAGATCCTCTCCCAGGAGCTGAATAAGCCCCCGGAGGAGATCGCGGCCCGTGTCTACCGCCAGAGCTACTTCACCTGGATCGACCGCAAGGTTGACCTGGAGACGGCCGAGCGGATACGGAAGCGTGCGACCGCCGCGGACGCCAACGGCCTGGTATTCATCGACACCTGGAAGCGCTGCTACCCCCAGGGGGACCTGGCCTCGAACGTTCTCGGGTTCGTGGGGACCGACGGCCATGGGCTAGAAGGGATCGAACTTGAGTTCGACAAGGAGCTCTCGGGCACCCCGACCACCCTGCACGTCGTGCGCGGTGCCGACGGTCGGACCTACCACACCGAGACGATCGAGCAGGGGAGCCCGGGGAGGGATATCTACCTGACGATCGACGCCGTCCTCCAGCACGTATGCGAAGACGAGATCGATCGCGGCGTGTCCCGATTCCGGGCGAACACCGGGTTCATCGTCCTGATGGACCCCGCAACCGGAGAGGTGCTGGCGCTGGCCCAGGACCGCCGCTACGACTTGAACGATTTTTCCAAATCGACCCCGGAAGAGAGAAAGGACCTGCCGGTGAGCTTCCTGTTCGAGCCGGGATCGTCGTTCAAGGCGTTCACCGGGCTCGCCGCGCTCGAGGCGGGGGTGGTGACCCCGTCCGACCGGTTCAACGGGAACGACGG containing:
- a CDS encoding penicillin-binding protein 2, with the translated sequence MSREQKRGLVLLAFLGLGTLAIIGRLVLVQGVEHDRWLAAARATHERTIALDPRRGTIYDRNGVPLAFDVKASAIAIDSFNMTKPDTLIEILSQELNKPPEEIAARVYRQSYFTWIDRKVDLETAERIRKRATAADANGLVFIDTWKRCYPQGDLASNVLGFVGTDGHGLEGIELEFDKELSGTPTTLHVVRGADGRTYHTETIEQGSPGRDIYLTIDAVLQHVCEDEIDRGVSRFRANTGFIVLMDPATGEVLALAQDRRYDLNDFSKSTPEERKDLPVSFLFEPGSSFKAFTGLAALEAGVVTPSDRFNGNDGLIVAGHTIHNSENESFGTVTFSKIIQYSINTGMIRVAQRLGQERLYNFLVDLGFGKKTGIELPGEENGILRDVSKWSKLGLAATAIGQSVGVTGIQLARGMCAVANGGELLQPHVILRIGDGPAVNPTVIRRIASPGNCATMRGLMRLVVESGTGTPADIPGFDVAGKTGTAQKAIPGKGYVAGKFTSLFTGFFPKDDPKYLGLVVLDEVKTRPVWGGATAGRIFHDAMSRVALITHLPPVAVGP